The proteins below come from a single Candidatus Alcyoniella australis genomic window:
- a CDS encoding phosphoribosylanthranilate isomerase — protein MNKVQVKVCGITRIEDGLAAQRAGAEMIGFVFAQSPRSIEPAEAKLIAGQLSCKKVGVFVNESACTINQIALECGLDYVQLHGNESQSDCDAIIRPVIKAIRVQGRADVERAMRFKVFRILFDAHLPTAFGGTGTPVDWALLEGLEQPYILAGGLGPDNVGQAVARLAPWGVDASSRLESAPGIKDHAKLTAFVAAAKGAIDVAR, from the coding sequence GTGAATAAGGTGCAGGTCAAGGTCTGCGGGATCACGCGGATCGAGGACGGCCTGGCCGCCCAGCGCGCGGGCGCGGAGATGATCGGGTTCGTGTTCGCGCAAAGCCCTCGAAGCATCGAGCCTGCTGAGGCCAAGCTGATTGCCGGGCAGCTTAGCTGCAAGAAGGTCGGCGTGTTCGTCAACGAGTCAGCCTGCACGATCAACCAAATCGCGCTGGAATGCGGCCTGGACTACGTGCAACTGCACGGCAACGAAAGCCAGTCCGACTGCGATGCAATCATCCGGCCGGTGATCAAGGCGATCCGCGTGCAGGGCCGGGCCGATGTGGAGCGTGCCATGCGCTTCAAGGTGTTTAGAATTCTGTTCGACGCCCATCTGCCGACCGCTTTTGGCGGCACGGGAACGCCCGTGGATTGGGCGCTGCTCGAGGGTTTGGAGCAGCCGTACATTTTGGCGGGCGGGCTGGGCCCGGATAATGTGGGCCAGGCCGTGGCGCGTCTGGCACCGTGGGGCGTGGACGCCTCGAGCAGATTGGAGTCCGCGCCGGGAATCAAGGACCACGCCAAGCTGACGGCGTTCGTCGCAGCCGCGAAAGGAGCAATAGATGTTGCCCGATGA
- the trpB gene encoding tryptophan synthase subunit beta, which translates to MLPDELGKFGRFGGRMVPETLMSALEQLETLYRSSQADPEFTGELDRLLHSYAGRPTPLTYAKRLTEHAGGAKILLKREDLLHTGSHKINNTLGQALLARRMGKQRIIAETGAGQHGVATATVAALFGLECEIYMGELDMERQQLNVFRMQILGARVNPVRSGTRTLKDATNEAIRDWVTNIETTHYIIGSVVGPHPYPMIVRDFQSIIGREALQQVVQSEGRLPDCIVACVGGGSNAIGIFHPFVEHETVQLVGVEAGGLGLAGGQHAASIAAGSPGILHGSLSYLQQDDDGQVLDTHSIAAGLDYPSVGPEHAFLASSGRAQYVIEQDADALQTFVLLARTEGIVPAFESAHAVARAVRIAAQLRPDQLVLVNLSGRGDKDAPSAMSILENQP; encoded by the coding sequence ATGTTGCCCGATGAGCTGGGCAAATTCGGCCGATTCGGCGGCCGGATGGTGCCCGAGACTTTGATGTCGGCGCTCGAACAGCTCGAGACGCTGTATCGCAGCAGCCAGGCGGACCCCGAGTTCACGGGCGAACTGGATCGGCTGCTGCACTCCTATGCCGGCAGGCCGACGCCGCTGACCTATGCCAAGCGGCTGACCGAGCACGCGGGCGGGGCCAAAATTTTGCTCAAGCGCGAGGACCTGCTGCACACCGGCTCGCACAAGATCAACAACACCCTGGGGCAGGCGCTGCTGGCCAGGCGCATGGGCAAGCAACGGATCATCGCCGAGACCGGCGCGGGCCAGCACGGCGTGGCCACGGCCACGGTGGCGGCGCTGTTCGGGCTGGAATGCGAGATCTACATGGGCGAGCTGGACATGGAGCGCCAGCAGCTCAACGTGTTTCGCATGCAGATCCTCGGAGCCCGGGTCAATCCCGTGCGCTCGGGCACGCGCACGCTCAAGGACGCCACCAACGAGGCGATCCGCGACTGGGTGACCAACATCGAGACCACGCACTACATCATCGGCTCGGTGGTCGGCCCGCATCCCTATCCAATGATCGTGCGCGACTTCCAATCGATCATCGGCCGCGAGGCGTTGCAGCAGGTTGTTCAGTCCGAGGGGCGGCTGCCGGACTGCATCGTGGCCTGCGTGGGCGGGGGCTCCAACGCCATCGGCATCTTCCACCCCTTTGTGGAGCACGAGACGGTGCAACTGGTGGGAGTGGAAGCCGGCGGACTGGGCCTGGCCGGGGGGCAACACGCGGCAAGCATCGCGGCCGGTTCCCCGGGCATCCTGCACGGGTCGCTGAGCTACCTGCAACAGGACGACGATGGGCAGGTGCTCGATACGCACTCGATCGCCGCGGGCTTGGACTATCCCTCCGTAGGGCCGGAGCACGCCTTTCTGGCCTCCAGCGGACGCGCGCAATACGTGATCGAGCAGGACGCGGACGCATTGCAGACGTTTGTGCTGCTGGCCCGCACCGAGGGGATCGTGCCCGCGTTCGAGAGCGCCCATGCCGTGGCCCGCGCCGTGCGCATCGCCGCGCAGCTGCGGCCCGATCAGCTCGTGCTCGTCAACCTCTCCGGACGCGGCGACAAGGACGCCCCGAGCGCCATGTCGATCTTGGAGAACCAGCCATGA
- the trpA gene encoding tryptophan synthase subunit alpha, translated as MNRIDKAFADNRRAGRKGLIPYFTAGFPTLDDSAELVLAADRAGATVVELGVPFSDPIADGPVIQHSSQIALERGVTLGRILETVAGLRQNCDCPLVLMGYANSFMRYGFERLVLDAKDAGADGLIIPDLPPEEASEVLEAARKAELSIVFLVAQTSSAKRAEMICKAASGFVYYVARLGVTGVSTGVSPLLANNIDALRQYTDLPIAAGFGISTPEQAAQVVQHADAAIIGSALIRLATDHHGPGSMVAAIEQFIAQCVGACSEAASG; from the coding sequence ATGAACCGCATTGACAAAGCCTTCGCGGACAACCGCCGGGCCGGGCGCAAGGGCCTGATCCCTTACTTCACCGCCGGGTTCCCCACGCTCGATGATTCAGCGGAACTGGTGCTGGCCGCGGACCGGGCCGGCGCCACAGTGGTCGAGTTGGGAGTGCCGTTCTCAGACCCGATCGCCGACGGCCCGGTGATTCAGCATTCCTCGCAAATTGCCCTGGAAAGGGGCGTGACCCTGGGACGGATTCTGGAGACGGTCGCCGGACTGCGCCAAAACTGCGACTGTCCGCTGGTGCTGATGGGCTATGCCAACAGCTTCATGCGCTACGGGTTCGAGCGCTTGGTGCTCGACGCCAAGGACGCCGGGGCCGACGGCCTGATCATTCCCGACCTGCCGCCCGAGGAGGCCTCCGAAGTACTGGAGGCGGCGCGCAAGGCCGAGCTATCGATTGTTTTTCTGGTGGCGCAGACCAGCTCCGCCAAGCGCGCCGAGATGATCTGCAAGGCTGCCAGCGGATTCGTCTATTACGTGGCTCGCTTGGGCGTGACCGGAGTTTCAACCGGCGTCTCGCCGTTGCTCGCGAACAACATCGACGCGCTACGGCAATATACCGACCTGCCGATCGCCGCGGGATTCGGCATTTCCACGCCCGAGCAGGCGGCGCAAGTAGTGCAGCACGCGGACGCGGCGATCATCGGCAGCGCCTTGATTCGCCTGGCGACCGACCATCACGGCCCGGGCTCGATGGTCGCGGCGATTGAGCAATTCATCGCGCAGTGCGTGGGGGCCTGCTCCGAGGCCGCCAGCGGCTAG